Genomic segment of Ammospiza nelsoni isolate bAmmNel1 chromosome 2, bAmmNel1.pri, whole genome shotgun sequence:
AGACCAACTTCCCAGCCAGTTGGGAGGTTTTGGCTTCTGTGCCAGCATGAAGGGTAGCAATTCAGCAGTGTGAGGTTTCCAGCCTGCCCTGTGAGTTTGCTCACAGTAATCAACAGACTTACAGCCCAGATCACATCCCCAGCTGCTGAAGACAAAGTAGTGTCCACACTGCCTCAGGAAActttcccaaagaaaaaagtAGGAAGTCGTGGCTTTTTACCTCTTCCTAACTCCCTTAACCACACAGGAAATAGAGGGGGCCTggacacattaaaaataaaaatataagttcCAATAATGAGCTCACATCCCTTTTCTTCTGGATTCAGAAGTAAAATCATAATAAGGAACAGAGATGGGAGAATTTTGCTCCCACAGATCTCAGGACCAATGAGTGAGTTAAAAAGGGGAAGGGGACTGTCCCTTCATCAGAGAATAATCTATTGTCCCACCATAATTCTTATTGTAGATATGCAATACTTGAAACACAGTGCCAAGTCACAACACAAGGCCAGGGCTCAGGATAGTGATGCAGGAACATGAAATGCTGAGTAGTGGGAATCACCTGGTTGTCATCTAGTGCAAGTAACTACCAAATTGTAaaaacaggcttttttttttccttaaagctATTTCCAGTTAAAACATCTCAGTGACAGTGAGGCCTTTGCCAGGGGAGAAAGGAGTTAAAACGAGAGAAGTTCCTCCAGTGAACCTTCAATCCAAAGCAGGAGCCTCAAGGGGACAGGGTGCCCACCTGGAACTACAGTGCAATAGCAGCAGCCTACTCAAGGACTTGCATGGCTCCTCCCACAGGAGCAAAGGGACATGCAGCACTACCAAGAATTGCACCAAAGATGGAAGAGCAGTGTGTGCATGGGGAGAGTCACTCCTCACCACAGATGTCATTCATCCAAGAGGGTTTTGTGTTGAGAAAAGACCTATCTCCTCAGAGGTTCCATTTAGCAAGTGTAGCCAAATGCAGCTGTCCTCAGCACCGCATGCTGCAATCACTACTGAAAGCAGCCACAAAAACAACAGCCTAGCCAGAGAAAATGTGAAGGACAAGGAACCCAGAGGCACCTACCCAGCCTCCCCCTGTATCCACTTTCTTCAAGATTCTTGCTTTCCCTGTATGGAAAGACAGGGAAAAAGAGCTAGGATGTACCATGCAATGGCCAAGTAGATGGAGGCGATAAGGCTACCTCTCTTctccttgcccatcttgggaGGAGTCTGTATGTTCTCTTTAGGTTCAGTGGGATCAAAAATACTAAGTTTAAGTGAAGGTCTGATCTAAAAATGAAGGATTGTCCCAATTTGATTGAAGACTAGAGAGGTTTGTGCCCTCTCTGATCCCATTTGGTGCCTCTAGGTCATCAATTTGTCCCATTCCACTGCTTTGATCATTCAGAACTGGACCCAGTTGGACTGCTGAGGAGCCTGATTGGGAACagcactgaaacaaaaaaaaggaaaatcaaatgaGCAGATGCAGTAAGACTTCTTAATTCTGGTTCTTCCCACACCCATCAGGACACTACCCTTCTTGTGTTCCATTCATCAGAGTTTACCTGGATGCAGTGCTGAAGTCTCCCCAGAGGTCTGCGGTAGCTGATACTGGTGCCTTggatgcagctgcaggagcatctAAATCTAAAAGAATATCTAAGGCAAAAGAGAAAgatagagagagaaaaaatacatCAGCTTATCCAGAAAATCCTACAGGCATTTCAACTGTCACCTCAAACAAACTCCTGGATGCAGGGCAGAAAATCTTTGAAGGGACTCCAGCTTTCCCTGCAAAAGTCAGACCTTTTGAGGGGCTTGTTATAACAGCATCTCCTTTTGCTGAatgtgcacagctccagctgacaCTGTACCTCCAGCAGGGGAACATTGTCTTCAGGAACTATTCAGTCTCCACTCTGCACACCACCTGACACATTTCTCACTTATTACCTCTCCCAGCAGACATAAGGCTCACTCAACCCAAGCTCAGCAATCACAACAGCTGCCAAACAGGCACCACCTTAACAGCACAAACCACACACTGGGACCACATGAGCCCTACTCAGAAGTTAATGTTTATTCTCACTCGAACCCATGGACAGCACTGCTGAAGTCTCTGCCTTCACAAAGGGATCATCAGCTCTCCAGACACCTCTGCATAGTCACAGTTTTAACACAGCCTCCAGAAGACTGCAGCAACCTCTTTGTTACAGTAACACAGGATGATTTAAATTGGAACGGACCTCCAAAGATCATCTCATCTAGTCCCACTGCcatgccatgagcagggacatcttgcACTAAATCAGGTTACTCAAAGTCCTGTTCAatctggtcttgaacacttcaaATGAAGGAGTATCCATtccttctctgggcaacctgttccagggctTCACCACTCTCATGgtaaaaatttcttctttatatccaatctaaatctaccttctttcagtttaaaccTCTACCCTTTGCCCTGTCACTCCAAGCCATGGTAAGAagtctttctccatctttcttacAAGCTCTCTTTACACAGTGAAACAtctccccagagctgtgtcctctccaggctaaacaaccccaacCCTCTCAGTCTTTCTTCACAGGAGAGTTGGTCCAGCCTTCTGACCATTCCCATGGCCTTCCTCTGGACCCAGTACAGGTCCACATCCTTCttgcactggggacactggagctgccagggagaCCAAAATCCTTGGGACACAGCATGTGTcagagggcacagctggcactagGCTGAACACAGTTTACTGAAGCAGCACCTGCTGGTGTGTTACACCAGCAGGCTCAGTGCTAAGGTTTACCTGCACTGCTTGCATTACTGGATTTCTGCACAGGTGGTGGTGTGACATGGTTGGCAATGGCTGTGGAGGAAGGGGGAGGTATAGGAGGGACTGCAATTTTGCCTCCTGGTGGGGGTGGCAGCAGGCTTAGGCCCCCTGATCCAGACACACGGGGCTTGGCTGCTCCTCCTTTCTTTGATGTCATattctgcattaaaataaaaaaaaaaaaagaaagtgtaaGGAAGAGTCTCCACTGTCACATCCAGACAAAGAAGCAGGGGTAACTGGTCTGCTTACCCCAATATTTAGTTTGATGGTCTGCCCTTCCTTAAACCCTAAGTCTAATTTGGGACGTGTGTCAGCTTCCTGGGACTCCTTGGAGATTTCAGTCTCCTGCTTCACCCACCTAAAAAGAAGAGGTTAAAACATGAGACCCTGTGGCAAAAAGGTTTTAGAAAAATATGTGGTTTCTCTCTCCATCCCACCTAACTACTTTGCCTTGTCAAACCACCTACCTCTCTACTCCTGGTGTCACACAGCACAAAGCTGGGACCACCACAAACCCATGAAGCTGTTTAACACTGCACCTGGAGCATCACAGGACCTAAGCTTAAGACTTACAGATCTGACCTGCAGGGGCTGTCAGCTTGCATGACCGCCTGCAGCACACACAAGTGTCCCTTGCCAGAGCAGGGCTTCAGGGCCACCCCAAGGAAACCTGTGCTAAATGAACATGCACCACCACCCACCATGTTCTACAGGCCAGAGGAAAAATAGCAttccagaaaagcaaaactcaCTTGAAGTGATCCTGCAAAGAGACGTTGAAGTCAAAAGCATCACCCCGATCTGTGAAGCCAATGCCTATAAAAGCACTTCGTCCTAGCAAGGAGACAGGAGGAGTCACTGGAGGTGCCCTGCAACTGGGCCACAAATCCCTCTGCTTGTCCTAAACCCCTCTGTGCTACCTCTCTCTGACACACCTGCAGATAGATGGaagccagcagctcacagcagtTCATTGTCCCCAGCCTTCAGGATGCACCCTTCCTCCTACAGGCCATGCTTGGAAACCAAATgttccttcccagcccagcccctgggctctgtgcaaTGTAGAGAACCTCCTCTGCTTACCCTGTCCTCAGACCCCTCCAGGAACACCACCTGGCCTTTTCAGCATTCCCAACACCATTTTCATCCTCCTGGCACATTCCCAGCTCCACCTGGGTCTCCTCCACCCCTAGCACTTGGCACTTACATTGGCCCCCAACTCACCAGTGCCATCCTGAATTCGAATGACAAAGTAGCGGCTGGAATCTGCCACAGTCTCCACTGCAATGCCAGGGTATTGATCTATAGGAGCCTGGGCAAAAAGTTCTCCTGCAGACAATGAATCAGGTGTTAAGAAAAGCAACCCCTTCCTAAAGTGTGGCCAGGGCTcatgcacagctctgggcaggcttAGGGGCAACAATCATAGTCACAGCCTTGGAgggcacagcttttcccttaccTGAAACCTTATCCTCCAGTTTTATGTAGGCGGTTTTGCCTTTGGAGGTGACACGAAGCCGCCCTGTCCAGTCTGGATGGTCCAGTTTCCAGTCAGACGCCCTGAAAAGAAGACCACAGTCAACCTCCCCAGTTGTGCCCAGCCACCTCAGCAGAAGTCTCTGCCCCCAGTCCCtcaagccctgcagctgcctcatgCCACTTCCCTCCCTAAAAAACACATGGGGTCTCGGCACTTCCCTCCCCAAAAAACACATGGGGTCTCGGCTCCtctcttgctgctgccagctgacaCATGGCTCTGACTGGCATCTCTGGGCAAAGGGAAAGAGTCACAGTCCAGAGAGCATCAACTCCTCACCTTTATAAGTCTGCAAAAAAGGGgagacagaaacacagaaactcACTTGAACAGGAAATCCACAAAAGCGACTTGTGAGCATTGGGAAGAccccaaaaattaatttgtaacATGCTGAAAAGACACTCCATTATTCTACCCTGTGGTTGTAAAATAACACTGAGTACTTCATAGCCTAGAGGCAGCTGACTTACACTAggcaaaacacacacacagacattttGACTGACCCATCATACTCTGCCACAGGCtcttgtgaaggaaaaaaaaaaaaaaaaaaaaaggaaagtgagaaaggaaagtgagaaaaaacccaacctacagcatcacagaatattgtgagttggaagggacccatgagGATCACtgaatccagctcctggctctaCACAGGACACCCGAAAAATGACATCacgtgcctgagagcattgtccaaacgcTTCCTGAACTCTagcaggcttggtgctgtaaAATCTACCGGATTTTATCACTGGAAACAAACATCCTTGGCCAGGCACAACATCCGCCTACAGTCTGTCAGGTTCAGGGAGTTCACAAACCCGCTCCTCCAGCAGGTCTGTGGGCACATCTTACAAACTCAcactctgctgcttctgcctgaCCAGAGAAGGCATTTCTAACTGCTGGTTCTGCAGCCTCTTCTTAAAAATCACCCCGAATTCCTCCTGTTTTCCTAACAGCCACTGCTAGAGCCACCAGGCCAAATCCAACGTGCCATTACAGCACATCAGTCCCATCCCAGGATCCCGGGAGCAAACCGGGAGCAGCCGTGAGCTCTGCCGGGAACAGCGGGCTGCCCCTCGCCTCCTGCCGCTGATGaacagagcagcccctgctcccgCACAGCGCGGTGCGGAGGCTCCCCTGCCTCCAGGCGCTCACCACCTGCCACAAGAGGCAATTCCAGCCGGCGGCTCCTCCGGAGCTCGGCAGGAGGGGGCTCAGGGGACGGCCAGACCCGCTCTCGGCCACAGGACACGGCTTTCCCTAGGGACGAGGCCGGGCCACGGGCACAGTCCAGCCCCCGTCCGCCCTGCGGGCAGGGCCCGAGGCaagcggggccgcgccggggcgATCGCGGGCGCCGCACGGTCCCTCACCTGTAGCCGCGGTTGGAGGTGCGCGGCGGGATGCGGTAGACGTTGACATCGGGCTTCACGCAAAGAACGGACTCGTACTCCAGCTCGGCCGCCGCCATGTTGGCCGCGGAGCCCGGCGAGGAGCGAGCGGCGGGAGCCTAGTGACCAGCGGCGCTGCCCACCGCCATCTTTGATGAGGGCAGACACCGCCTGGGGGCGCCGGCGCGGCCGCGCCACACGCGGGTCACGTCATTGAAGCGGATGGAGCCATCTTGGGTGCTGGCAGCGGGGGCGAGAGGGCGCCATCTTGGAGCCGCCCCTGACACAGCAGCGGCGGCCGGCGCCATCTTGGGGCCTGGCAGGTGCCGCGGCGGGGCTGGCGCGGCCATGTTTGTTAGGGGCGCCATGCCCTGGAGTGCCGGGCAGCGGGAAGGAAGGGCCGGGCGGGATGGCGGGGGCAGCGCGGCTGGTTGTGCCGCCACACGGTATCGACCTGCCCGTCTGCATCccccggggctgctcccagtgccagtgtTCTTTCTGTGCTGCGGGGATTAGGTGGCTTTTTGGTAAAAGAGCAAGCCAAAATGGAAATGCGGCGCAGAGCACGACATGGTTTGCTGCTGGAAGTGATGGAAATGGCAGCTGTGCAAAGCTTAGTTTCAGGAGTGGGTCTTCCCCCAAACAGGGTGTAGATAGTAGTTTATTTGTCAATAATGATAAGGCTGGCAGCATTTAAACCACTCTTTTAATAGTGGCTTCTCAGAGGAGACTGGTGTTGAAATTTAGCGCTGTGCAGCGTCCTGTGACTGAATCTCAGAAAGTACCAGGGTTTACTCTGAAAAGTGGAAGAAAAGGCATAagagaagtttaaaaattacataGAGCCATGTCTGAGCATTCCATGTCAAGCATTGGAACGGGCTGCCTAGGGGGatggtggagtcatcatccctggaggtgttgaGGCAAAAATAACCACTGAAACATCACTAGGTTTTAggttttggtttgattttttgtttgttttggttcgcttttttgtttttgtttgggtttttgtgcttttggaggctttttgttggttttgttggttttttctttttgttttgggttttttgtttgtttggggttttggggtttttgtttggtttttggggtgtgtgtttgtttttgttttgggggttgttttgtttgtttatttgcttgttttcccAGTAGGGAAATAGCATTAGTTAATGCAGACAGAGCCATTCCCAGTCATGGCTGTCTAGTCACCATTCTTTATGTTTTTTCTTGTTCTAGAACTTCTTAAGATCAAGGA
This window contains:
- the NECAP1 gene encoding adaptin ear-binding coat-associated protein 1, giving the protein MAAAELEYESVLCVKPDVNVYRIPPRTSNRGYRASDWKLDHPDWTGRLRVTSKGKTAYIKLEDKVSGELFAQAPIDQYPGIAVETVADSSRYFVIRIQDGTGRSAFIGIGFTDRGDAFDFNVSLQDHFKWVKQETEISKESQEADTRPKLDLGFKEGQTIKLNIGNMTSKKGGAAKPRVSGSGGLSLLPPPPGGKIAVPPIPPPSSTAIANHVTPPPVQKSSNASSADILLDLDAPAAASKAPVSATADLWGDFSTASSAVPNQAPQQSNWVQF